In one Myxococcus xanthus genomic region, the following are encoded:
- the msrB gene encoding peptide-methionine (R)-S-oxide reductase MsrB — translation MVDKLTLSDDEWRKRLSPQEYEVLRRQGTERPGSGCFLGTKTPGTYVCAGCGNPLFKAGTKFESGTGWPSFTQPVAPDAVTEIQDVSHGMIRTEVRCARCDGHLGHVFPDGPPPTGLRYCMNSVSMKHVPEGQPLELVKT, via the coding sequence ATGGTCGACAAGCTCACCCTCAGCGACGACGAATGGCGCAAGCGCTTGAGCCCCCAGGAGTATGAAGTCCTCCGCCGCCAGGGCACCGAGCGGCCTGGCTCCGGGTGCTTCCTGGGCACGAAGACGCCCGGCACCTACGTGTGCGCAGGCTGCGGCAATCCCCTGTTCAAGGCGGGAACGAAGTTCGAGTCCGGCACAGGCTGGCCGTCCTTCACGCAGCCGGTGGCGCCCGACGCGGTGACGGAAATCCAGGACGTCTCACACGGAATGATTCGCACCGAGGTCCGCTGTGCGCGCTGCGATGGGCACCTGGGCCACGTCTTCCCCGACGGCCCTCCGCCCACCGGCCTGCGCTACTGCATGAACTCGGTGTCCATGAAGCACGTCCCCGAAGGCCAGCCGCTGGAGCTGGTCAAGACATAG
- the thrS gene encoding threonine--tRNA ligase, which yields MLDEHDHRALGQRLDLFHLQEEAPGMVFWHPRGLVLYRLLEEHVRQRMRREGYQEVRTPQLYAQPLWERSGHWDNFRENMFLVEDGARHLGVKPVSCPGHIELVQRMAPSYRDLPLRLGEFGLVHRAEPGGALHGLFRLRQFTQDDGHIFCAEPQVVPEVVRFARSLKDFYAGFGFDDVQVAFSGRPASRAGRDELWDKAESWLLLAAKEAGLQCHMQPGEGAFYGPKLEFVLKDRLGRAWQCGTIQLDLVLPERFDLHYVDASGARVRPVMLHRALLGSLERFIGVMLEHHGGALPPWLAPQQVVVASVGEGAADYAERFAAKLQEAGCRASVDRRGESLSRKVLDAHAAGVPWLVVAGAREVAAGNVRLRQRDGAQRDVPWEDAAAELVASCRPAPNA from the coding sequence ATGCTTGACGAACACGACCACCGCGCGCTGGGCCAACGCCTGGACCTCTTCCACCTGCAGGAAGAGGCACCCGGCATGGTGTTCTGGCACCCGCGCGGACTGGTGCTGTACCGGCTGCTGGAGGAGCACGTCCGCCAGCGCATGCGCCGCGAGGGCTACCAGGAAGTCCGCACCCCACAGCTCTACGCGCAACCCTTGTGGGAGCGCAGCGGCCACTGGGACAACTTCCGGGAGAACATGTTCCTGGTGGAGGACGGCGCGCGGCACCTGGGCGTGAAGCCGGTGAGCTGCCCCGGCCACATCGAACTGGTGCAGCGCATGGCGCCCAGCTACCGCGACCTGCCGCTGCGCCTGGGCGAGTTCGGCCTGGTGCACCGCGCAGAACCCGGCGGCGCGCTCCATGGCCTGTTCCGCCTGCGGCAGTTCACCCAGGATGACGGCCACATCTTCTGCGCCGAGCCGCAGGTGGTGCCGGAGGTCGTCCGCTTCGCCCGCTCGCTGAAGGACTTCTACGCGGGCTTCGGCTTCGACGACGTCCAGGTGGCCTTCTCCGGCCGGCCCGCGTCACGCGCAGGGCGCGATGAGCTCTGGGACAAGGCCGAGTCCTGGCTCCTCCTCGCGGCGAAGGAAGCGGGGCTCCAGTGCCACATGCAGCCGGGCGAGGGGGCATTCTACGGGCCCAAGCTGGAGTTCGTCCTGAAGGACCGGCTGGGGCGCGCGTGGCAGTGCGGAACCATCCAACTGGACCTCGTGCTGCCGGAGCGCTTCGACCTCCACTACGTCGACGCCTCCGGGGCCCGCGTCCGTCCGGTGATGCTTCACCGCGCGCTGCTCGGCAGCCTGGAGCGCTTCATCGGCGTCATGCTGGAACACCACGGCGGCGCGCTGCCGCCCTGGCTGGCGCCGCAGCAGGTGGTGGTGGCCTCCGTGGGTGAAGGCGCGGCCGACTACGCCGAGCGCTTCGCCGCGAAGCTCCAGGAGGCGGGCTGCCGCGCCAGCGTGGACCGGCGGGGTGAATCCCTGTCCCGCAAGGTCCTGGATGCCCACGCGGCGGGCGTCCCGTGGCTGGTGGTGGCGGGCGCACGCGAGGTGGCCGCGGGCAACGTCCGCCTGCGGCAGCGGGACGGCGCGCAGCGGGACGTCCCGTGGGAGGACGCCGCGGCGGAGCTCGTCGCATCGTGCCGTCCGGCCCCGAACGCCTGA
- a CDS encoding pyridoxal-dependent decarboxylase: protein MSLKSRLLGTARRQVKQTLRPVLQRAMAPARNHIPASHWGLRDVPGQGLSLEGVPLAQLVERWGSPLHVVHMAALRRNAERFLAVPPGRTGGCEVYYSYKTNPVPGVLSFLHGLGVGAEVISAYEMWLALKLGVPPERIVYNGPVKSEASVREAISRGIQLLAANHAEEIAVFARLAAELDRRPRVAVRVTTNSGWSAQFGTPIAGGAALRAYQQARGSKHLDVVGLHAHRGETIRTEGDFTAFVESVLDFTDTLHQELGLDLEVLDLGGSLNTPTVEHIAERDWRLNLTFFRDVPAPDPAASLSIDRYVALAVEMVETHYARRGRQRPRIFLEPGRAMTGDTQLLLGRVHALKAGEDRTWAVLDAGINHAECVRNEYHQLFHVNRPDAPADKVYTVVGPICTPGDTLYHAKRLPDLRVGDTLAIMDAGAYFVPFATSFSYPQPAIVALEDGKERLLRRAETFDDLVTFDALDSRAALTG from the coding sequence ATGAGCCTCAAGAGCCGGCTTCTCGGGACGGCCAGACGCCAGGTGAAGCAGACGCTGCGCCCGGTGCTCCAGCGGGCCATGGCCCCGGCGCGCAACCACATCCCCGCCTCGCACTGGGGCCTGCGGGACGTGCCCGGCCAGGGCCTGAGCCTGGAGGGTGTCCCGCTGGCGCAGTTGGTGGAGCGCTGGGGCTCGCCGCTGCACGTGGTGCACATGGCGGCACTGCGGCGCAACGCGGAGCGCTTCCTCGCGGTGCCTCCGGGGCGCACGGGCGGCTGTGAAGTCTATTACTCGTACAAAACGAACCCGGTGCCCGGCGTGCTGTCCTTCCTGCACGGCCTGGGCGTGGGCGCGGAGGTCATCTCCGCCTACGAGATGTGGCTGGCGCTGAAGCTGGGCGTGCCCCCGGAGCGCATCGTCTACAACGGCCCGGTGAAGTCGGAGGCCTCCGTGCGCGAGGCCATCTCCCGGGGCATCCAGTTGCTGGCCGCCAACCACGCGGAGGAGATAGCCGTCTTCGCCCGGCTGGCCGCGGAGCTGGACCGCCGCCCGCGCGTCGCCGTGCGGGTGACGACGAACAGCGGCTGGTCCGCGCAGTTCGGCACGCCCATCGCGGGAGGCGCCGCGCTGCGGGCCTACCAGCAGGCGCGCGGCTCGAAGCACCTGGACGTGGTGGGCCTGCACGCGCACCGTGGAGAAACCATCCGCACGGAGGGCGACTTCACGGCCTTCGTGGAGTCGGTGCTCGACTTCACGGACACGCTGCACCAGGAGCTGGGACTGGACTTGGAGGTGCTCGATTTGGGCGGCAGCCTCAACACGCCCACCGTCGAGCACATCGCCGAGCGCGACTGGCGCCTCAACCTCACCTTCTTCCGCGACGTGCCCGCGCCCGACCCGGCGGCGTCGCTGTCCATCGACCGCTACGTGGCGCTGGCGGTGGAGATGGTGGAGACGCACTACGCGCGGCGCGGCCGGCAGCGTCCCCGCATCTTCCTGGAGCCGGGCCGCGCCATGACGGGCGACACGCAGCTCTTGCTGGGCCGCGTGCACGCGCTCAAGGCGGGGGAAGACAGGACGTGGGCGGTGCTGGACGCCGGCATCAACCATGCCGAGTGCGTGCGCAACGAATACCACCAGCTCTTCCACGTGAACCGGCCGGACGCGCCGGCCGACAAGGTTTACACGGTGGTGGGCCCCATCTGCACGCCGGGCGACACGCTCTACCACGCGAAGCGGCTACCCGACCTGCGCGTGGGGGACACGCTGGCCATCATGGATGCGGGCGCCTACTTCGTGCCCTTCGCCACGTCCTTCTCCTATCCCCAGCCGGCCATCGTCGCGCTGGAGGACGGGAAGGAGCGGCTGCTGCGGCGCGCGGAGACGTTCGATGACCTGGTGACGTTCGACGCGCTGGACAGCCGCGCCGCGCTCACCGGTTGA
- a CDS encoding alpha/beta hydrolase, translated as MALAPLCVLLAAAGYLVVNGHRIGQGLLHPSPIPVTRPPAEPALSPLEDVAFTTSDGVPLKGWYVPSRNRAAVVLVHGFADNRAQLLFEARTLAGAGYGVLLFDLRAHGESGGDTVTWGDRERRDVTAALDFISRRPDVDPGRLGLFGFSMGGTTSLLVASEDARVKAVAAAGAYPALEADIYAGYGRWGAMSAEPVLWTLRRAGVTVDAVRPIDGMCRLGGRPLLLVNGDVDPDAPAKLQASLFQAACEPKSLWVVEGAGHGQYARVAPEEYARRLLQHFGAALQALPQASSGGATH; from the coding sequence ATGGCGCTGGCGCCCCTCTGCGTGTTGCTCGCCGCGGCGGGATATCTCGTGGTGAACGGTCATCGCATTGGCCAGGGCCTGCTGCATCCGTCGCCCATTCCGGTGACACGTCCCCCGGCGGAGCCGGCGTTGTCGCCGCTGGAGGACGTGGCCTTCACCACGTCCGACGGGGTGCCGCTCAAGGGCTGGTACGTGCCTTCCCGCAACCGCGCCGCGGTGGTGCTGGTACACGGCTTCGCGGACAACCGCGCGCAGTTGCTCTTCGAGGCCCGGACGCTCGCGGGCGCGGGCTACGGTGTGTTGCTCTTTGATTTACGCGCGCATGGCGAGAGCGGCGGCGACACGGTGACGTGGGGAGACCGGGAGCGGCGCGACGTGACGGCGGCGCTGGATTTCATCTCACGGCGCCCGGACGTGGACCCGGGACGGTTGGGCCTCTTCGGCTTCTCCATGGGCGGCACCACGTCGCTCCTGGTCGCCAGCGAGGACGCGCGGGTGAAGGCGGTGGCCGCCGCGGGGGCCTATCCCGCGCTGGAGGCGGACATCTACGCGGGCTATGGCCGCTGGGGTGCGATGAGCGCGGAGCCGGTGCTGTGGACCCTGCGCCGCGCGGGTGTGACGGTGGACGCGGTGCGCCCCATTGACGGGATGTGCCGACTGGGCGGCAGGCCGCTGCTGCTGGTCAACGGCGACGTGGACCCGGACGCGCCCGCGAAGCTCCAGGCCAGCCTCTTCCAGGCCGCGTGCGAACCCAAGTCACTCTGGGTCGTCGAGGGCGCGGGCCATGGCCAGTACGCGCGTGTGGCGCCGGAGGAATACGCGCGCCGGCTGCTCCAGCACTTCGGCGCGGCGCTCCAGGCCCTGCCTCAAGCCTCCTCGGGCGGCGCCACCCACTGA
- a CDS encoding MBL fold metallo-hydrolase, giving the protein MQFTLNRGVSLAVLASARTEDDHHADLGCSIQGPTARPVRRAFFPLKRHVATLGREGALHDAEALLRWLEDTPRYAALCMGKQRRMGRRVLRPDVLFPVATRHRPRVLHLRQEELGLDVPVRASEWPAVADFFAALARGATRAELRAFAALPVLAELVADLGQAGWLVRHEAPVEVPSPGALFVGHNTVLVAGREGRVLVDPYFRPEGAVDAPGYPPMQPRDVGRVDAVVITHSHGDHFHLGSLLQLPRDTRIFVPAVARESLFSTDCALRLAQLGFTRVEPLCWGESRQVGDVTVRALPFYGEQPTDGEGPYPDLFNEGNAWLVRAPGFSAAFFADSGHDVRGDMAAVCRRVRREAPVDVLFCGVRGFRLAPIFFGFTTLEAFLVNVPRAMLKAPQRLMAGPEEALRYGALLGARYVVPCADGGAPWYWREGMGPRYAGYPGEPVSGASHLDENPDADPYPERLAEVRRTMKDVPSPLVLRPGESLRWKGARTPEVVRHPGFVWPFGDAA; this is encoded by the coding sequence ATGCAATTCACCCTGAACCGGGGCGTCAGTCTGGCTGTGCTTGCCTCAGCCCGGACGGAGGACGACCACCACGCGGACCTGGGCTGTAGCATTCAGGGCCCCACCGCGCGTCCTGTCCGCCGGGCCTTTTTCCCACTGAAGCGGCACGTCGCCACGCTGGGGCGTGAGGGAGCGCTGCACGATGCGGAGGCGCTCTTGCGTTGGCTGGAAGACACCCCGCGCTATGCCGCGCTGTGCATGGGCAAGCAGCGGCGCATGGGCCGACGCGTGTTGCGTCCCGACGTGCTGTTCCCGGTGGCCACGCGACACCGGCCGCGCGTGCTGCACCTTCGCCAGGAGGAACTGGGCCTGGATGTACCCGTGCGTGCGTCCGAGTGGCCCGCCGTGGCGGACTTCTTCGCGGCGCTCGCGCGCGGCGCCACGCGCGCGGAGCTTCGGGCCTTCGCGGCGCTGCCCGTGCTGGCGGAGTTGGTGGCGGACCTGGGGCAGGCGGGCTGGCTCGTGCGCCATGAGGCGCCCGTGGAGGTGCCTTCGCCCGGTGCGCTCTTCGTGGGGCACAACACGGTGCTGGTCGCGGGCCGCGAGGGACGCGTGCTGGTGGACCCGTACTTCCGGCCCGAGGGTGCGGTGGACGCGCCGGGCTATCCGCCGATGCAGCCCCGCGACGTGGGACGCGTGGACGCGGTGGTCATCACCCATTCACATGGGGACCACTTCCACCTGGGCTCGTTGCTGCAATTGCCTCGCGACACGCGCATCTTCGTGCCGGCGGTGGCGCGTGAGAGTCTCTTCTCCACGGACTGTGCTCTGCGACTGGCGCAGCTGGGCTTCACGCGCGTGGAGCCCTTGTGCTGGGGCGAGTCCCGGCAGGTGGGCGACGTCACCGTGCGCGCGCTGCCGTTCTACGGCGAGCAGCCCACGGATGGAGAAGGCCCGTACCCGGACCTCTTCAATGAGGGCAACGCGTGGCTTGTGCGGGCGCCCGGCTTCTCCGCGGCGTTCTTCGCGGACTCGGGGCACGACGTGCGCGGAGACATGGCGGCGGTGTGCCGGCGCGTGCGTCGCGAGGCTCCAGTGGACGTGCTCTTCTGCGGCGTCCGCGGCTTTCGGCTGGCGCCCATCTTCTTTGGCTTCACCACGCTGGAGGCGTTCCTGGTCAACGTCCCCCGCGCCATGCTGAAGGCGCCGCAGCGGCTCATGGCCGGGCCCGAGGAGGCGCTGCGCTATGGCGCCTTGCTGGGCGCGCGCTACGTGGTGCCCTGCGCGGATGGCGGGGCGCCCTGGTACTGGCGCGAGGGCATGGGGCCTCGCTACGCGGGCTACCCCGGCGAGCCCGTGAGCGGCGCCAGTCACCTGGATGAGAACCCGGACGCGGACCCCTATCCGGAGCGGCTCGCCGAGGTCCGGCGGACGATGAAGGACGTTCCCAGTCCCCTGGTGCTGCGGCCGGGAGAGTCGCTGCGCTGGAAGGGCGCGAGGACACCGGAGGTGGTGCGCCACCCTGGCTTCGTGTGGCCTTTCGGCGACGCGGCGTGA
- a CDS encoding CBS domain-containing protein: MPSEERAMRIGELMTKNLETIEAGEPIRAAALRMRTCNIGSLPVLEGGQLVGMLTDRDIAVRSAALGQDPNTTPVREVMTATVITCDVDATLEVAEKVMEEKMVRRLVVVDGERRPVGLLSLDDLATVPEEVLHAGEVLERLQQV; this comes from the coding sequence ATGCCAAGTGAGGAGCGTGCAATGCGGATTGGCGAGCTGATGACCAAGAACCTGGAGACCATCGAAGCGGGCGAGCCCATCCGGGCCGCGGCGCTGAGGATGCGCACGTGCAACATCGGCTCCCTGCCGGTGCTGGAGGGTGGGCAACTGGTGGGCATGCTGACGGACCGGGACATCGCGGTGCGGTCCGCGGCGCTGGGGCAGGACCCGAACACCACGCCCGTGCGCGAGGTGATGACGGCCACGGTGATCACCTGCGACGTGGACGCGACGCTCGAGGTGGCGGAGAAGGTGATGGAGGAGAAGATGGTGCGGCGCCTCGTGGTGGTGGACGGTGAACGGCGGCCGGTGGGGCTCTTGAGCCTGGACGACCTGGCCACGGTGCCAGAGGAAGTCCTGCACGCGGGCGAGGTGCTGGAGCGGCTCCAGCAGGTCTGA
- a CDS encoding glycosyltransferase family 2 protein, protein MSVIDVSVVMPTHKREKEVVEAIRSVLRQEGVNVEVLVLDDTPEGTAREAVEGLKDERVRYLVNDPPSKGRPAVVRNHGATLARGRYLHFLDDDDMLAEGALHAMVSALDARPDAGVAVGWVVPFGDDADWLKDKSEYFEWAAQVGASTPNSAWTVAHILFRGTLYVNSACMVRREHFAPLGGFDATIPVYEDVDFYLRGIRAFGHVYVNRPILHYRTGRPSLMHNLGKDGTLVVQSNEMIHGKYRKTNGMLEYRLMQAALRVLPFEVARRLPLRLRNQGRAS, encoded by the coding sequence ATGTCCGTCATTGACGTCTCGGTGGTGATGCCCACCCACAAGCGGGAGAAGGAAGTGGTGGAGGCCATCCGCTCGGTCCTCCGCCAGGAAGGGGTGAACGTCGAGGTCCTCGTCCTGGACGACACGCCCGAGGGCACGGCGCGCGAGGCGGTGGAAGGGCTGAAGGACGAGCGGGTCCGCTACCTGGTGAACGATCCACCGTCGAAGGGCCGCCCGGCCGTGGTGCGCAACCACGGCGCCACGCTGGCCCGCGGGCGCTACCTGCACTTCCTGGATGACGACGACATGCTCGCCGAGGGCGCGCTGCACGCCATGGTGAGCGCGCTGGACGCTCGGCCGGACGCGGGCGTGGCGGTGGGCTGGGTGGTGCCCTTCGGCGACGACGCGGACTGGCTCAAGGACAAGAGCGAGTACTTCGAGTGGGCCGCCCAGGTGGGCGCCAGCACCCCCAACAGCGCGTGGACGGTGGCCCACATCCTCTTCCGCGGCACGCTGTATGTGAACTCCGCGTGCATGGTGCGCCGCGAGCACTTCGCCCCGCTGGGCGGCTTCGACGCCACCATCCCCGTCTACGAGGACGTGGACTTCTACCTGCGCGGCATCCGCGCGTTCGGCCACGTCTACGTCAACCGGCCCATCCTGCACTACCGCACCGGCCGGCCGTCGCTGATGCACAACCTGGGCAAGGACGGCACGCTGGTGGTGCAGTCCAACGAGATGATTCACGGCAAGTACCGCAAGACGAACGGCATGCTGGAGTACCGCCTCATGCAGGCCGCCCTGCGGGTGCTGCCCTTCGAGGTCGCCCGCCGTCTGCCGCTGCGCCTGCGCAACCAGGGCCGCGCGTCATGA
- a CDS encoding carboxylate--amine ligase has protein sequence MLEQAPQVRMEGRPSVLLFSAGFYGTLAAARCFGRNGIDVTVADPGKLGPASWSRFVGRRVQCPPESQAEAFVEWLMDLGRREPMRHVLYPTSDELAWLVSVHREALSEYFHLYDPGIDAVYGLLNKRKLFEAGQAAGLKLPRTWFPESEADLNVVSREARFPVLIKPTTQILYSTHRKGQPVQAPEQLAEEYRAFSRDGYAPMLVRFDPAVSRPMVQEFHPEAAEGIYSLSGFVDETGELFEVRGAMKVLQRPRRLGVGVCFESAPVREELAAGLQRLCKRLGYHGVFEVEFIQTKDDFLLIDFNPRYYGQMGFDIARGLPLPLLAYHAALGDRDALRRELRAARDWRGNGEVFCNRIALEMLLNLQRLSGALPEDEARQWRSWLASHRDVAVDPLIDSDDLMPTAVEVAQILYGSARHPRAFIRMMVLNR, from the coding sequence ATGTTGGAGCAGGCACCCCAGGTTCGAATGGAGGGCCGTCCGTCCGTGCTGCTCTTCTCCGCGGGCTTCTACGGCACGCTCGCGGCCGCGCGTTGCTTCGGACGCAATGGCATTGACGTCACGGTGGCGGACCCCGGCAAGCTGGGGCCCGCGAGCTGGTCTCGCTTCGTGGGCCGCCGCGTGCAGTGTCCTCCGGAGTCCCAGGCCGAGGCCTTCGTCGAGTGGCTGATGGACCTGGGCCGCCGCGAGCCGATGCGGCACGTGCTCTATCCGACGAGCGATGAGCTGGCGTGGCTGGTGTCCGTCCACCGCGAGGCGCTGTCGGAGTACTTCCACCTCTACGACCCGGGCATCGACGCCGTCTACGGCCTGCTCAACAAGCGCAAGCTCTTCGAGGCGGGCCAGGCGGCGGGCCTGAAGCTGCCGCGCACCTGGTTCCCCGAATCGGAAGCGGACCTGAACGTGGTGTCCCGCGAGGCGCGCTTCCCCGTCCTCATCAAGCCCACTACGCAGATTCTCTACTCCACCCACCGCAAGGGGCAGCCGGTGCAGGCGCCCGAGCAGCTCGCGGAGGAGTACCGCGCCTTCTCGCGAGACGGGTACGCGCCCATGCTGGTGCGCTTCGACCCCGCGGTGTCGCGCCCCATGGTGCAGGAGTTCCACCCGGAGGCGGCGGAGGGCATCTACAGCCTCTCTGGTTTCGTGGACGAGACGGGCGAGCTGTTCGAGGTGCGCGGCGCCATGAAGGTGCTCCAGCGTCCGCGGCGGCTGGGCGTGGGCGTGTGCTTCGAATCCGCCCCGGTGCGCGAGGAGCTGGCCGCGGGGCTCCAGCGTCTGTGCAAGCGCCTGGGCTACCACGGCGTCTTCGAGGTGGAGTTCATCCAGACGAAGGACGACTTCCTCCTCATCGACTTCAACCCCCGTTACTACGGGCAGATGGGCTTCGACATCGCCCGGGGCCTGCCGCTGCCGCTCCTGGCCTACCACGCCGCGCTGGGGGACCGGGATGCCCTGCGCCGCGAGCTGCGGGCCGCGCGTGACTGGCGTGGCAACGGCGAGGTGTTCTGCAACCGCATCGCGCTGGAGATGCTGCTCAACCTCCAGCGGCTGTCCGGTGCGCTGCCGGAGGACGAGGCCCGCCAGTGGCGGAGCTGGCTGGCGTCACACCGGGACGTGGCGGTGGACCCGCTCATCGACTCGGATGACCTGATGCCCACCGCGGTGGAGGTGGCGCAGATTCTCTACGGCTCCGCGCGCCACCCCCGGGCCTTCATCCGGATGATGGTGCTCAACCGGTGA
- a CDS encoding OPT/YSL family transporter: MGTWKYHLLLSAVALFILGPLGGIAASYMNFSVGFFVGGQVLAGILGSAVTYGYGAEGKHGANYMQTMAASVASLCAMSVLIQSMVWLGMEMPAAWQLMLFVGCVGMFAVGVGMLYTPLLVDKLQLDYPSGLAVANILRALTDKRLLKASISKLGGGTLLGALAAWMTEKVAFVSSIGTSAATLGAGMIVGSRITVPAIVMAVIGAVLVPTLREIGWLGPQDPFRKIGFVIGLGMICGAAVVDLSLLAVQAAKRIRERASAKDEEEESWKKVNIPRLLAWVGVWGGATLVVGTQVLNQPVGWLLFGMLLALLFVLINGISFGITDQNPISSAFVISVLMMSMMGLRVPLVGMMAATILLISTSVGCDMQQDRSTGWRLGTNRVTQFRYQVLGVTMGALLCVGLARVFMTAYPALTINQLDNPNAEVGQWGSAMTYKLVGAIRDLGSLSQAVVNALLLGLAIGFIYELLRKVVRGNARYQQYVKGSRKGFAVGWTVDAILLPSPYASSFGGFVAFPVSLWFGAGGIVTSVWNTFSKREEPAVSGSPGEGEALPEDMSTMSLMGGGLIAGESLFFLIAGLIGLASLLA, from the coding sequence GTGGGGACGTGGAAGTACCACCTGCTGCTGAGCGCCGTGGCCCTATTCATCCTGGGGCCCCTGGGCGGCATCGCCGCCTCGTACATGAACTTCAGCGTGGGCTTCTTCGTCGGCGGCCAGGTGCTGGCCGGCATCCTCGGCAGCGCCGTCACCTACGGGTACGGCGCGGAGGGCAAGCACGGCGCCAACTACATGCAGACGATGGCCGCATCAGTGGCCTCGCTGTGCGCCATGTCCGTGCTCATCCAGTCCATGGTGTGGCTGGGCATGGAGATGCCCGCGGCCTGGCAGCTCATGCTCTTCGTCGGCTGCGTGGGCATGTTCGCCGTGGGCGTGGGCATGCTCTACACGCCGCTGCTCGTGGACAAGCTCCAGCTCGACTATCCGTCCGGGCTGGCGGTGGCCAACATCCTGCGCGCCCTCACGGACAAGCGCCTGCTCAAGGCGTCCATCTCCAAGCTGGGCGGCGGCACCCTGCTGGGCGCCCTGGCGGCGTGGATGACGGAGAAGGTGGCCTTCGTCTCCTCCATCGGCACCAGCGCGGCGACGCTGGGCGCGGGCATGATTGTCGGCAGTCGCATCACCGTCCCCGCCATCGTGATGGCCGTCATCGGCGCGGTGCTGGTGCCCACCCTCCGCGAGATAGGGTGGCTCGGCCCTCAGGATCCGTTCCGCAAAATCGGCTTCGTCATCGGCCTGGGGATGATTTGCGGCGCGGCCGTGGTGGACCTGTCGCTGCTGGCGGTCCAGGCGGCGAAGCGCATCCGCGAGCGGGCCTCGGCGAAAGACGAAGAGGAGGAGTCCTGGAAGAAGGTCAACATCCCCCGGCTGCTGGCCTGGGTGGGTGTCTGGGGCGGCGCGACGCTGGTGGTGGGCACGCAGGTGCTGAATCAGCCTGTCGGCTGGCTCCTCTTCGGCATGCTGCTCGCCCTGCTGTTCGTGCTCATCAACGGCATCTCGTTCGGAATCACCGACCAGAACCCCATCTCCAGCGCCTTCGTCATCTCCGTGCTGATGATGTCCATGATGGGCCTGCGCGTTCCGCTGGTGGGCATGATGGCCGCCACCATCCTGCTCATCTCCACCTCGGTGGGCTGCGACATGCAGCAGGACCGCTCCACCGGCTGGCGCCTGGGCACCAACCGCGTCACCCAGTTCCGCTATCAGGTGCTGGGCGTCACCATGGGCGCGCTGCTGTGCGTGGGCCTGGCGCGCGTGTTCATGACCGCCTACCCGGCGCTCACCATCAACCAGCTCGACAACCCCAACGCCGAAGTGGGCCAGTGGGGCTCCGCGATGACGTACAAGCTGGTGGGCGCCATCCGCGACCTCGGCTCGCTGTCGCAGGCCGTCGTGAATGCCCTGCTCCTCGGATTGGCCATCGGCTTCATCTACGAACTGCTGCGCAAGGTGGTGCGAGGCAACGCGCGCTACCAGCAGTACGTGAAGGGTTCCCGAAAGGGCTTCGCCGTCGGCTGGACGGTGGACGCCATCCTGCTTCCCAGTCCCTACGCGTCGTCGTTCGGCGGCTTCGTGGCGTTCCCGGTGTCGCTGTGGTTCGGCGCGGGCGGCATCGTGACGTCCGTCTGGAACACGTTCTCCAAGCGTGAAGAGCCCGCGGTGAGTGGCAGCCCGGGTGAAGGCGAGGCCCTTCCGGAGGACATGAGCACCATGTCCCTCATGGGCGGTGGCCTCATCGCCGGTGAGTCGCTGTTCTTCCTCATCGCCGGCCTCATCGGGCTCGCGTCGCTGTTGGCGTAG
- a CDS encoding arginyltransferase: MAFLLAHEVESPRACSYLPEREASLENLVLEDVTPEEYEHLLVRGWRRFGLVYFRPACVGCNACVSLRIPVEGFRPNRSQRRARAACAHLRVEVGPPRVDDARLALYRQWHSEREAVREWEPSPITAREYSLQFSYPHPSAREVAWYDDGAEGGPRLVGVGICDETPRAWSAVYFFYDPAYAHLSLGTANVLHQVELAKARGIPHVYLGYRVLACASLRYKGAFRPHELLEERPALDAAPQWVAPPEEA, encoded by the coding sequence ATGGCGTTCCTCCTGGCACACGAAGTCGAGTCGCCCCGGGCCTGCAGCTACCTGCCGGAGCGGGAGGCCTCGCTCGAAAACCTCGTGCTGGAGGACGTCACGCCGGAGGAGTACGAGCACCTGCTGGTGCGAGGCTGGCGCCGCTTCGGCCTGGTGTACTTCCGGCCGGCCTGCGTGGGCTGCAATGCCTGCGTGTCATTGCGCATCCCCGTGGAGGGCTTCCGGCCCAACCGCAGCCAGCGCCGGGCGCGTGCCGCGTGCGCGCACCTGCGCGTGGAGGTGGGGCCGCCGCGTGTGGATGACGCGCGGCTGGCGCTGTATCGCCAGTGGCATTCGGAGCGCGAGGCCGTGCGCGAATGGGAGCCGTCACCCATCACCGCGCGCGAGTACTCGCTCCAGTTCTCCTATCCGCACCCGTCCGCGCGCGAGGTGGCGTGGTACGACGACGGCGCGGAGGGCGGGCCCAGGCTGGTGGGCGTGGGCATCTGCGACGAGACGCCGCGCGCCTGGAGCGCCGTGTATTTCTTCTACGACCCCGCCTACGCGCACCTGTCGCTGGGCACGGCCAACGTGCTGCACCAGGTGGAGCTGGCGAAGGCGCGGGGCATTCCCCACGTCTACCTGGGCTACCGCGTCCTGGCGTGCGCGTCCCTGCGCTACAAGGGCGCCTTCCGCCCGCACGAGTTGCTGGAGGAGCGGCCCGCGCTGGACGCGGCGCCTCAGTGGGTGGCGCCGCCCGAGGAGGCTTGA